Below is a genomic region from Bradyrhizobium sp. 1(2017).
CATCGTGCCGAGCCAGAGCGTGCACTGGTAGCTAGCGGAACCAGAAGAAGCGGCCGGACTGCGGCGGGATCGATTCCGGCGGGCGCGGCCGCTTCGGTCGCGGCGGCCTTGGCGGCGGCTCCGCGGACGAGGTCGCTTCCGCCGACGGCGCAGTCTCGCCGCCCGGCACTCTCACCGACAGCAGCAGGTTCGACTCATGCGTCCGCCAGCGATAGCCGACGCCGAAATCGATCGGCTGGGCGCGCGAGAACAACTCGGCGTAGCGCTCTTGATGGCGGCCCGGGAATTCGTCGATCGGACCGAGATAGCGGCCGAACGGGAAAAACCGCCATTGCCGTGCATTGTAGTTCGCAAGCGGAATGCCGGAATCGTCCTGGATGATGGTCGCGCTGTTGGTCAGCAGCCACTCGCGAGCGACGGTGAAGTCACTCTTGTGCAGGAGATAGGACGCGCTCTTGAGCAGGCTGTTGCCGGGCCCGAGCGTCTCGCAGAATTTCAGGAATCCCGTGTTGCGCGCGCCGGCATTGGAGAGATCGGTCGAGAAATAATACACCGTGCGCGCTTCGCCATCGCTGCCGGCGAAGGTGATGCGGACGCCGCGCGTCGCGTTCCGTCCCGGATTGTCGCCGCCGACATGTATCCCACCCTTGTCGTCGAGCGCGAGCATCTCGACGTTGCGGATGGTCATGCCGGAACGGGCGAGGAAGACATAGAGGATTGGCAGCGTGCCCTTGACCTGGTTGGCGTGCAGGTCGACCTTCATCTGCTTGGTGATGAAGAAGGAGAAACTCAGGATCGAGCCGAGCGAGCGCTCGACATTGTAGAGCGCAGCGCCGACCGAACCGCGCGGCAGCCGCGTCAGGTCGGGCACCGCGCCGACCGGCTCGAGCGCGCCGAGCACGTAGGTGCTGGCCTTGGCGTAGAAGGTGTTGGCGTAGAGGAAATCCGGACCACTGAACAGGTAGAACATGGTGGGCCGGGGCGCGGCGAGATTGACGTCGGCCCAGCTGCGGATCTTCGAGAGCTGCCGCTGCTCGAGCTGGGCGAAAGCGCCGTCGAAAAATTTCGCGTGGCGCTGCCAGCCCGGGTCCTTGGTGAGCGGCACCAGCGGCGAGTCCGCCGAAGGGTGCATGCCCGCAAGGAAGCGCGCGGTGTCGTCGAAGGTGACCTCCGCGGCATGCGTGGACGAGACGACCGCAGCCAGCAGGGTAAGGGCGACGGCCGCAGTTCTGAAGGGACTGAGCATGTCTATTCGCAATGTGGTGAAGCGGCCGCGGCGACCGGCCGCCTGCGGAACACAGCATAAATCAACAGGCCCGAGAGCATGACGAGCATTCCCGACAGCGACTGCACCGGCCGCTCGGTCAAGAGGTAGTACATCATGAACGCCGTCACGAGCAGGAAAACGAGCGGCGTGAACGGGTATCCCCAGGCGCGATAGGGCCTGGGCAGGTCCGGATCGGTGATGCGCAGCTTGATGACGCCCGCGACGGTGAAGAACGAGCAGAACAGCAGCGCGAACTGGATGAAGTCGAGCACCGCCTCGAAGCTGCGCGTGAACAGCAGCAGGGTCGCGACGGCGAGCTGAAACAGGATGGCATAGGCCGGCGCCCCGTTCGCCGACCTCTGCGAGAACACGCGCAACGCCGGAATGTCCTCGCCCATCGTCATCATCACGCGCGGGCCGATCCACATCATCGCGCTGATCGAGGAGACCAGGCCGACGCAGATCATCGCACCGACGATCCGGCCGCCGAGTTCGCCGAATATGGCGCTGCCGGCGACGCTGGCGACGTCGAGCTGGCCGGCCAGCTCACCGACCGGCGTCGAATAGAGGAACACCGCATTCAGCGCGACGTACAGGACGAGCACGATCAGCGTGCCCACGAGCAACGCGCGCGGCAGGCTGCGCTGCGGCGCGTTCATCTCGCCGATGATGTAGGTCGCGGCATTCCACCCCGAGAACGAATACATCACGAAGACGAGCCCGATCGCGAAGGGCGCGCTGACGATGTGGACAAGATCGCCCGGCTGCGGCGTGAAGGCGATCTGCTGCGGCACGCCGATCGCGAAGCCGGCCACCAGGAAGGCGACGATCAGCACGACCTTCAGAATCGTCGAGATCAGCTGGAACGTCGCGGAGTGCCTGACGCCGGTCAGTTGCACCAGCGAGACCAGCCACACCACGCCGATGGCGAGCGGGATCGGCGGCAGATCGGGCAGCACCGATTTGGCGTATTCGCCGAACGCCATCGCCGCGAGCGCGACCGGCGCCGCAAACCCCACCGTCGCGGAAACCCAGCCGGCGAGAAAGCCGAAGGCGGGATGATAGGCGCGGCCGAGGAAATTGTACTCGCCGCTCGAGCGCGGAAACATCGCGCCCAATTCGCTGTAGGAGAACACCCCGCACAGCGCGACGATGCCGCCGACGGTCCAGAGCAGCAGGATCGAGAAGCCGGACGGGATGTCCTTGACCTGGAAGCCGAGGCTGGTGAAGACGCCGACCCCGATCATGTCGGCAACGACGATGGCCGTTGCGACCGGAACGGAGATTCGCGCCCCGCTTCCAGTCAGCCGGCCAGTCCAGGGCGCGGTACCCGCATCTGATCCCGTCATCGGGGTCCTCAAGCCTCAGGCGTCACACCTCGTGGGAGGCATCGTCCTGATTGAACCAGTCAATTCAAGCAGGGTTAACAAGGGTTAAATGAGGCGGTCCAAACGGGTATTTTGACACCTTTGTGCTTGGTCTTCGGCCATATACCTCCACAAGCCCCGTACAATCCCGCTCTCCTCCCCACAATCAGGACACGATTGCATGGTCCCTTTGAGCGTTCCGGACGTGGGGAAGTTTCTCCGGACGCTTAACGTCACCTAAACGCCAGTCGGCTCAATTGACTAGAAACTGCCGATAGACGTGACTTGATGGATGTCACTTGGGGTCAGGGGTGGATGGTCGGGGCCGTTCCGAAATTGAGAGCTGACACGCGTGCCGCCCGGACAAGGTCCGGCACGCGTGTTCTCATGC
It encodes:
- a CDS encoding APC family permease — translated: MTGSDAGTAPWTGRLTGSGARISVPVATAIVVADMIGVGVFTSLGFQVKDIPSGFSILLLWTVGGIVALCGVFSYSELGAMFPRSSGEYNFLGRAYHPAFGFLAGWVSATVGFAAPVALAAMAFGEYAKSVLPDLPPIPLAIGVVWLVSLVQLTGVRHSATFQLISTILKVVLIVAFLVAGFAIGVPQQIAFTPQPGDLVHIVSAPFAIGLVFVMYSFSGWNAATYIIGEMNAPQRSLPRALLVGTLIVLVLYVALNAVFLYSTPVGELAGQLDVASVAGSAIFGELGGRIVGAMICVGLVSSISAMMWIGPRVMMTMGEDIPALRVFSQRSANGAPAYAILFQLAVATLLLFTRSFEAVLDFIQFALLFCSFFTVAGVIKLRITDPDLPRPYRAWGYPFTPLVFLLVTAFMMYYLLTERPVQSLSGMLVMLSGLLIYAVFRRRPVAAAASPHCE